From Weissella confusa, a single genomic window includes:
- the rlmD gene encoding 23S rRNA (uracil(1939)-C(5))-methyltransferase RlmD, translating into MKKKAPVVKNQEFDATVIDLTYEGNGVVKVDDFPIFVPNAVPGEEIRVGITKVAGTYAFGRVVKTLKESEDRNKDVDVATLTTGIAPLAHLKYDAQLRFKQNQIQELFKKQHVDVEVSETLGMENPTGYRNKAQIPTRELRGELTTGFFRRGSHNLMPIEDFYIQDPEIDKAIVVIRDILRKYHIPAYNEFEHTGVIRNIMVRRGYYSHEMMVVLVTRSKKLPGAEMIVEDIREALPEVKSIIQNVNQEKTNVILGEKNNTLWGKNVITDTLFGKKFAIGPNSFYQVNPQTTETLYQLAADKAGLNGDEEVIDAYSGIGTISLTIADRVKSVLGVEIVPGAVDDAKRNADINGVTNAKFELGKAEEKMVEWHDAGMRPDVIFVDPPRKGLTPELIDAATGMEPEKFVYISCNPATLARDTVQILENGYHIEGPVQPIDQFPQTTHIESITVFVKD; encoded by the coding sequence ATGAAAAAGAAAGCGCCAGTGGTGAAGAACCAAGAATTTGACGCAACGGTCATCGATCTAACGTACGAAGGTAACGGAGTCGTTAAGGTTGATGATTTCCCAATTTTCGTCCCAAATGCTGTTCCGGGTGAAGAAATCCGTGTCGGCATTACGAAGGTTGCTGGAACGTACGCATTCGGACGTGTTGTGAAGACATTGAAGGAATCAGAGGACCGCAACAAGGATGTTGACGTGGCAACGTTGACGACGGGAATTGCACCTTTGGCTCACTTGAAGTACGATGCACAATTGCGTTTCAAGCAAAACCAAATCCAAGAATTGTTCAAGAAGCAACACGTTGATGTTGAAGTTTCTGAGACGCTTGGTATGGAGAACCCAACTGGGTACCGTAACAAGGCGCAAATTCCTACGCGTGAATTGCGTGGTGAATTGACGACTGGATTTTTCCGTCGTGGTTCACACAACTTGATGCCAATTGAGGATTTCTACATTCAAGATCCTGAAATTGACAAGGCTATCGTGGTTATCCGTGATATTTTGCGTAAGTACCACATTCCAGCCTACAACGAATTTGAGCACACAGGTGTTATCCGTAACATCATGGTGCGTCGCGGTTACTACAGCCACGAAATGATGGTTGTTTTGGTAACGCGTTCAAAGAAGTTGCCAGGCGCAGAGATGATTGTTGAAGACATTCGCGAAGCTTTGCCTGAAGTGAAGTCAATCATCCAAAACGTTAACCAAGAAAAGACAAACGTTATCTTGGGCGAGAAGAACAACACCCTTTGGGGGAAGAATGTCATCACTGACACGTTGTTCGGTAAGAAGTTTGCCATCGGACCAAACTCATTCTACCAAGTTAACCCACAAACGACGGAAACGTTGTACCAATTGGCTGCTGACAAGGCTGGCTTGAACGGTGATGAAGAAGTTATCGACGCCTACTCAGGTATCGGAACGATTTCATTGACGATTGCTGACCGTGTTAAGTCAGTTTTGGGTGTCGAAATCGTACCTGGTGCCGTTGACGACGCCAAGCGTAACGCCGACATCAACGGTGTGACGAATGCCAAGTTCGAATTGGGTAAGGCCGAAGAGAAGATGGTTGAGTGGCACGATGCTGGTATGCGACCAGACGTTATCTTCGTTGATCCTCCTCGTAAGGGATTGACGCCAGAATTGATCGACGCCGCAACTGGCATGGAACCAGAAAAGTTCGTGTACATTAGCTGCAACCCTGCAACGTTGGCACGTGACACGGTTCAAATTTTGGAGAACGGTTACCACATTGAGGGACCTGTTCAACCAATCGACCAATTCCCACAAACGACGCACATTGAGTCAATCACTGTGTTCGTTAAGGACTAA
- a CDS encoding redox-sensing transcriptional repressor Rex, translated as MAEHDIPRATAKRLPIYYRYLKLLLDAGTTRVSSNELSDAVKFDAATIRRDFSYFGALGKRGYGYDVKALMTFFGEILNQDTLASVALVGVGNLGQALLNFNFHQSSNARISAAFDINEDIVNTIQAGVPVYSMDDLEKQISDQRIDVAILTVPAPVAQELANRLAKAGVHGILNFTPLRLDVPSDVRVQNVDLTNELQTLLYFINNFGGSEAE; from the coding sequence ATGGCAGAACATGACATCCCCCGCGCGACCGCAAAGCGTTTGCCAATTTATTACCGTTACTTGAAGCTTTTGTTGGATGCGGGTACGACTCGCGTTTCATCAAACGAATTGTCTGATGCCGTAAAGTTTGACGCTGCGACGATTCGTCGTGATTTCTCATACTTTGGTGCATTGGGAAAGCGTGGTTACGGATACGACGTTAAGGCATTGATGACGTTCTTTGGTGAAATTTTGAACCAAGACACATTGGCATCAGTTGCCCTAGTCGGAGTTGGTAACTTGGGACAAGCTTTGTTGAACTTTAACTTCCACCAAAGCTCAAACGCCCGCATTTCTGCAGCTTTTGATATCAACGAAGATATCGTGAACACGATTCAAGCTGGTGTCCCTGTTTACAGCATGGACGATTTGGAGAAGCAAATTTCTGATCAACGCATCGACGTGGCAATTTTGACGGTGCCAGCACCAGTTGCCCAAGAATTGGCTAACCGTTTGGCAAAGGCCGGTGTACACGGAATCTTGAACTTCACGCCATTGCGTTTGGATGTGCCAAGTGATGTCCGCGTGCAAAACGTTGATTTGACGAACGAATTGCAAACGTTGTTGTACTTCATCAACAACTTTGGCGGTTCAGAGGCTGAATAA
- a CDS encoding DEAD/DEAH box helicase, with protein sequence MDTRFEERLASVGFTTLTPIQEAVAEPLAAGESIDALAPTGTGKTLAFTWPLLPTLVPGDGEQLLILAPSQELAMQTTRVVREWATLVDLKVLSLTGGANVKRQLDALKKHPEVIVGTPGRVAELVDNGKLKLKRLRTLLLDEADELLTEDTAKQIDGVWDAIDDPDVQVALFGATEVDTTIAAGLFDRDFTRIDQRNVPIPTAIAHEFWPTAREQRNKRLRQLAARKNFQAIVFFNTTKQLKVTASFLAHEHVAMATLVRGDSSSTRAKSLENFRKGTAKFLLTTDVAARGLDIPDLPAIINFDLPRNGETYTHRAGRTGRMGKHGLVISFGNDHDLRDLRRLVAVDIQLVNGASQATKPTSFSGSAGHTAEPGAKKEVADKPRPVAKVRKVQKKKTEEVVARTDRFAKEKKAKRKHSKNKGKPKRKNGEN encoded by the coding sequence ATGGATACTCGTTTTGAAGAACGATTGGCGAGCGTTGGGTTTACCACGCTAACGCCAATTCAAGAAGCCGTAGCTGAACCGTTGGCTGCCGGTGAATCAATCGACGCCTTGGCACCAACTGGAACTGGAAAGACATTGGCCTTTACGTGGCCATTGTTGCCAACATTGGTACCGGGGGATGGTGAGCAATTGCTAATCTTGGCACCATCACAAGAATTGGCCATGCAAACGACACGTGTTGTGCGTGAATGGGCAACTTTGGTGGACTTGAAGGTTTTGTCTTTGACAGGTGGTGCGAACGTGAAGCGCCAACTAGACGCCTTGAAGAAGCACCCAGAAGTGATTGTGGGAACGCCAGGTCGTGTCGCTGAATTGGTCGACAACGGTAAGTTGAAGTTGAAGCGTTTGCGCACGTTGCTATTGGACGAAGCGGACGAATTGTTGACGGAAGACACTGCTAAGCAAATCGACGGTGTTTGGGACGCAATTGACGACCCTGACGTACAAGTTGCCTTGTTTGGCGCAACTGAAGTTGATACGACAATTGCAGCTGGTTTGTTCGATCGTGACTTTACGCGTATTGATCAACGTAATGTGCCAATTCCAACGGCGATTGCCCACGAATTCTGGCCAACTGCCCGCGAGCAACGTAACAAGCGTTTGCGTCAATTAGCAGCCCGCAAGAACTTCCAAGCCATTGTGTTCTTTAACACAACCAAGCAATTGAAGGTGACGGCTAGTTTCTTGGCGCACGAACACGTTGCGATGGCAACATTGGTCCGTGGTGACTCAAGTTCAACCCGTGCCAAGTCATTGGAAAACTTCCGTAAGGGAACGGCAAAGTTCTTGTTGACGACGGATGTGGCCGCGCGCGGTTTGGATATTCCTGACTTGCCAGCGATTATTAACTTTGATTTGCCACGTAACGGTGAAACGTACACGCACCGTGCCGGCCGTACTGGTCGTATGGGGAAGCATGGTTTGGTCATCTCATTCGGTAATGATCACGACTTACGTGATTTGCGTCGTTTGGTGGCAGTTGATATTCAATTGGTTAATGGTGCCAGCCAAGCAACGAAGCCAACTTCATTCTCAGGTTCAGCTGGTCACACAGCAGAACCAGGGGCGAAAAAGGAAGTCGCTGACAAGCCACGTCCAGTTGCCAAGGTTCGTAAGGTGCAAAAGAAGAAGACTGAAGAGGTCGTGGCTCGTACAGATCGCTTCGCAAAAGAGAAAAAAGCTAAGCGTAAGCACAGTAAAAACAAGGGTAAGCCAAAGCGTAAAAACGGCGAAAACTAG
- a CDS encoding Gfo/Idh/MocA family protein: protein MTLKLGVIGTNWITKMLVEAAHESNEYELAAVYSRRAETGAAFAADFGDVPVFTDLADFYNSGIEVVYIASPNSLHYDQVVQAIEHELHVIVEKSAFSNTKEYEAVYSLLREHPNVRLFEAARHIHQPNFKAIAKKIGEMDHISGATLVYEKYSSRFDDYLAGKEPNVLTREFSAGALTDLGVYPLYAAIALFGMPKESHYFATPLRNGADGRGIAILRYADFDVTVQFGKGANSYLQSEILGMRDTIVIDSIAELHEVTYKDGQGNDTVLSEACPGNPMVAEMNVFAKIINDPVANDEEYRQLLTLSQRVNIVMTNLRHDAGIVFPADK, encoded by the coding sequence ATGACACTAAAGTTAGGTGTAATCGGTACAAATTGGATTACCAAGATGCTGGTTGAGGCCGCACATGAATCTAATGAATATGAACTAGCAGCCGTATACTCACGCCGTGCTGAAACGGGGGCAGCTTTTGCCGCTGATTTCGGGGATGTCCCTGTGTTTACTGACTTGGCTGATTTTTACAACAGCGGGATTGAAGTGGTGTACATTGCATCCCCAAACAGCCTGCACTATGACCAAGTTGTGCAAGCAATCGAGCACGAGCTACACGTGATTGTTGAAAAGTCAGCCTTTTCAAACACGAAGGAGTACGAAGCAGTGTACTCATTGCTTCGTGAGCACCCAAATGTGCGTTTGTTTGAGGCTGCGCGCCACATTCACCAACCAAACTTCAAGGCAATTGCAAAGAAGATTGGCGAAATGGATCACATTTCTGGTGCGACTTTGGTCTACGAGAAGTACTCATCACGTTTCGACGACTACCTAGCTGGTAAGGAGCCAAACGTTTTGACGCGTGAGTTTAGTGCGGGTGCTTTGACTGATTTGGGTGTTTATCCACTTTATGCGGCAATTGCATTGTTTGGTATGCCAAAGGAAAGTCACTACTTCGCAACACCATTGCGTAATGGGGCCGATGGTCGCGGTATTGCCATTTTGCGTTACGCTGACTTTGATGTGACGGTCCAATTTGGTAAGGGTGCCAACAGTTACCTACAATCAGAAATTTTGGGTATGCGCGATACAATCGTGATTGATAGCATTGCAGAATTGCATGAGGTCACATACAAGGATGGCCAAGGGAATGACACTGTGTTGAGTGAAGCGTGCCCAGGAAACCCAATGGTGGCTGAAATGAACGTCTTTGCCAAGATTATCAATGATCCAGTTGCTAACGATGAAGAATACCGTCAATTGTTGACGTTGAGCCAACGCGTCAACATTGTAATGACGAATTTGCGTCACGATGCTGGCATTGTTTTCCCAGCTGACAAGTAA
- a CDS encoding class A sortase, which produces MSEKKNKKKRAWLKWLGVLLILLISLGLIFHNEITNFALKSFEPQVTKQSIKAGEKEKKKANYNWEKVGALTAQQVLQARLNSDKINFIGFVAVPEVRISVPISNGTTDLNLSLGAGTMFPDEVMGEGNYALASHFIPGDSGRDLLFSPLYYKGKVGQDIYLTDMNKVYRYEAVDFKVIQPTDVDWVYPVEGKKLVTLITCDYTAECGRIMMRGELQGVKSWADTPKDIQKAFTTANRWIK; this is translated from the coding sequence ATGAGTGAAAAGAAAAATAAAAAGAAACGTGCGTGGCTGAAATGGCTAGGCGTTCTACTGATTTTGCTAATTTCGTTGGGGTTGATTTTTCATAACGAAATTACCAACTTTGCATTAAAGTCGTTCGAACCACAAGTCACGAAGCAGTCGATCAAGGCAGGTGAGAAGGAAAAGAAGAAAGCGAACTATAATTGGGAAAAGGTGGGCGCTTTGACAGCGCAGCAGGTCCTCCAAGCGCGCTTGAATTCAGATAAGATTAACTTTATCGGGTTTGTGGCCGTGCCTGAGGTGCGGATTTCAGTGCCGATTTCAAACGGCACAACTGATTTGAACTTGTCACTGGGGGCTGGGACGATGTTTCCTGATGAAGTGATGGGCGAAGGCAATTACGCGTTGGCATCCCACTTTATTCCGGGTGATTCAGGTCGTGATTTGTTGTTTTCACCACTTTACTACAAGGGGAAAGTGGGCCAGGACATTTACCTGACTGATATGAATAAGGTTTACCGCTATGAAGCAGTAGATTTCAAGGTCATCCAACCAACCGATGTCGATTGGGTTTATCCAGTTGAAGGCAAGAAGTTGGTCACGTTGATTACATGTGATTACACGGCCGAATGTGGGCGTATTATGATGCGTGGTGAGTTGCAAGGTGTGAAGAGCTGGGCAGACACACCAAAGGACATCCAAAAGGCATTCACGACGGCTAACCGTTGGATTAAGTAG